The sequence ttactagggagctggcagaacgaagtccgtcacatgtccagtccgactgattcggacatttgcgttctcacatacagctcctccggctaagggccggatagGTTCTGGCATCcaatgcatgtgtgaaaggggcttaaggctgtgtttttgtattgaacaacaacaaaacagatcATCTAGACAAACCGCATGTCAGAAACTGTGAAGGAGGGCCTTCACCACCTCTTTCTTGGACTAAATGTCAATTGTCAATTACTTGTTAATTGTGTCATAATTCATTTGTTAGTTGTGCACTTGTGTTAATTTGTTTAGGGAGCCAGCCTATTCGGCCCATCTGGCTAAGGGCCGGATATgttccggcgtccagtgcatgtgtgaaaggggcttaagTATTACCTCTGTCCTACACATGGTGTTGGATAAATGTGAGAGGTACCAGACCTCAAACTACACACGGACAGACTGTTGGAATTACATCGGGGTTGACTGGTAAAATGGTACAGACGGTAATTTGATTGCTTCGGGttctactttttaaaatccAGTCTGCTGTGCTGCAGACTTGGTCTTTCGGCAGAGTAACAAACTGTATGCCTGCTGACAGAAGCTGCATGCTACAAAAGGATTGTACAGAAGTTCTACAGGACAGAACTTCTACAGATTGTACAGACCATCTACAGAAGGGTACTCTTAACCACAGATCcttattcacaaaacaaaatgtggaaGACACACCAGACTACCTGGCTCTTTTTGGCCTCTTGGATCAAAGGCATAACTAAAGGCACTTTCATTTGGCCCGCTGCCTTGCCactgctgcattttaaataagGATATTCAGCTGAAGATGCACgtgtgcaaaatattttactatAGTGTGCTTTGGGGAAGTGATTAGTGTAAGCATTTATAGCTTATTCACTAATTGTACCAATTTAGGCATGACAGTTGTTTTGAACAATAAGCAGCATACACACACGAGGCCTAGGAAATGAGATGAACACAACACACTTCAGGGAGAAGTGTGTCGTGCTCCAGAAATTAAAATGGCTCCGGTTTACCACTCTTTTCCTGTAGCATGTTCCACCTGCTCTGTTCACCGACCCCAACGAGATCTCCCAGCACTTACCCCTAAAGCTGACGGAGTGCGAGAAGCTGGAGTTTCCTGAGACAGGGTCCACGGACGCGCCACAGTGACGGACGCAGCGATCCGGACAGGCaaagcagggggaggaggaggtgtgagTCCAAAGCTCAGTGGCTTCATCCAGACTCTTCAGCGTGGCCGTGGGGAGATCTAGGCAGAGTTGCCCCACTCTTGAATGACTTCAGCACCTCAGACATGGAAGAGCCACAAAAGACTTTCTGAAACACAAGAAACTCCAAACCAAGCCCCTCTCCAAAAACCCAAGAGTAGACGGAACTTCACGTTAGCGTAGTCAAGGGTCTTTTGTTTGAGATTTGCGAAACACTTGCGTCATGAGCACTTGTAAAAGAAATGTCCTCGTTATTTGTACTTAATCAAATGTAAAAGAATGATACATATTGATCTGCATTTTTCTGAGGAAATCCAGTAACTTGGGGTAAAGACTTTATAAATCACAAAATTGATCTTGGCATTTTGAAGTGGAAgtctttttatttccatgtatTGATCCTTATGATATAACATGCAGGTAGTGGATGCCTACTCAAACTACTGGTAATCTGGGTCATTCGTGCATACTGTAAAATTGATGTATACAATTATCAGCCgtcacaaaattaaatacagtacaattaggttgtatttttttaaacacaaacatgattGACTACTGCAATTTATTGCTCATTGtggtaaaattaaaatacattgatGTGGTAGTACATATAAATAATCACTGCCACATTTGACcatttttttatcaataaattATGTTGTGTTGATAATTGGCCTATTATTTGTGAAATACTGTCTACTGaaactttcatttcatgtatgtagtaatgtgacttttttcattgtatttggGAGCAGAGAAGATAACCATTGTGAGTAAAAGTCAATATCGTTAGTATAATCCTGTGTTCTTATTGAATGCATTAATCTCAGATGTGGAGACATTTCATGCATtaccacagaaaacatttttacttttacttttaaaaagggCTTTGCACACAAATCTAGACATTGAATTTAATCTATTTGGCTATATATTGGCTAAATATATTTGGCTATATCTATCTATTTGGCTAAATATATTTCCCAAATATATTTCTTcaatacaaaataatgtatttcaatTTTGACAATAACTGTAACTTTAGTattgaattgtttatttctatTGATTGGATCTCTCAGCAGTTTACATTAAATTTTCATTGCCAGTGGCAGATTTATATAATTTAAGTGCAGTTTTAGCATGGCAACGAGCATTTTAGGAAATACTTTCAGAAGCGATTCATAACACCTCCTTGTCACACTAAAACTGGACCACTAACTTAAACCGAAATGGAGAAGGTTTTATTGAGAGATCGTCACAGTACTGCATTGTTGCACGAAGAAGGGAAAACAGAGTGAAATACCTCTCATCACATTTTCAAGGTGGGGTAACTGAAgcacaaaatatgtatatagTATAGCGAAACGCATAAAATCGATGAATAGATTCCCGGAAGCTGTCTAAAACGGATGAGGAAAACATAAAGATCATATCTTTAAGTAGGGTAACCACGCGttctctttttcccggacatgtcctcgcttcgggacctaaaacatgcgtcccaaaaagaggacatgtccgggaaaaagaggacgtatggtcaccctacttTAAGCCGTATAAACAAGACAAGCATTCAAACGCCAAACGAACTGGCATAAGGTTGAAGTTTTGTCCATCCACCATCCATCAGAACTGAGATGTGTTGTAGTAAGAAAATCTGTTAGTAGGGGGAGCAATGTTTCTCTATAGCAGGCACATCGGAGCATAAAAACGCAAAACGTCTAAGACTTTAAGACAGCAGTCCGTTTAATTAATGGATTGGACAAAAATAACTTATAAGCATCGCAAGTGAGCACCCCTGTTTCTCGTTGCAAGCTGAATTACACCTTAAATGCATCGCGGAACCTTCTATGACAAGATTTGTTTTCGGTCGGACAATATTCATTGTAGTAGCGTGCACATCGTACCGGTCACATGCGCTTTGTGGGTTGATTTTGTGCTACGAAGAAGCAAGTTAGGTACTGTAAGTTTCTATTTTCACGCGTTGACAGTCTTCAGCGAATAACTCTCTGTAATTTGACATTGATATTTGAGGTTAAGAAATTCCAATAAAATTCTGACATTGCTTTATTTAATAGGTATATGTAGCTAACTGAAGCTAATGTTAGAAAACTGGAATTCGCCCTTATTTTGTTAGTAAAGTAGCTGGTATAAATGGTAATACCTAACTTTAAGTTATATCATTAGCTGTCATTGGTGTAAGTTCTAAGCTGTTTCTGTTTAGACTTAAGCATTTTCCTAACTGGCTCATAGCTAGCTAAATTGCTATATTACGCGTTTATTATTATGCTTTGCCGTATTTTGTTTCATGCGACTTAGGCAACTTGGCATGTTAGGAGACATCCACAGGTAGCAGCAGCCAGCTGCCTTTCTGGGTTTGTCCGATTCACTGTATAGATCTGATTGATGTTCTAATTTATTTAGAAGTATCTATTATGCTGATGGTTAAATGTGTCGGAGCAGCTACGTGTTTTACCGATCAATCACGTAAAGCAACTAAACTGTCTTTCAGCCACTGATGCCTAAGAAAGCAAAATCAGCTGCAACAGTAGcctgtgaggaggaggaagtcgtCCCCtccaaacagagaaagacagtcCCCAATGGCgttccctcccccctcagtTTTGACAGCCCGGCCGGCCTTTTCCAGAGCCTGATTGCTCCCCTGGGCGTAACAGAGTTCTTCCAGGAGTACTGGGAAAAGAAACCCCTGCTCCTCCAGAGGTCGGACCCTGGCCTGGCCACCTACTACCGTTCCCTCTTCCAGCTCTCTGACCTGAAGGAGCTTTGCAGCCAGGGGATTGAGTACGACAGGGATGTCATCCTTTGCCGCTGTGTCAACGGCAAGAAGAAAGTGTTAAGCAAACAGGGTAGGGTGAACCACAGCCAACTCAAGAGGGACTTCGACCAGAAAAGAGTTACTATACAGTTCCACCAGCCGCAGAGGTTTAAGGTGAGAAGTGAAACCCTGATGAACTCTTTTGTCCCCTTTTTGGCGTAAAATAAAGTCTGTCAGTGACGTGCCATGAAGGCTCACAGAGCAGTTGGATGGCTTGAACTCCCTTGTCTTTATTGTCCTTAATGGGAAACCTTAGTCAGTGTGTTCTTTGCCATGTCCAGGATGAGTTGTGGCGGATTCAGGAGCAGCTGGAATGTTTCTTCGGCGCCCTGGTTGGCTCGAACGTGTACATCACCCCACAAGAGTCTCAGGGGCTGCCCCCACATTGTGACGATGTTGAGGTGCGTCGTGGGATGGGGGACGTGGGGGATCTCACTCTTCAAGGAGTTTGTCTTGCAGCTTTGAGACGGTGGTCCCTCGCTTTCTACAGGTGTTCATTCTGCAGCTGGAGGGGGAGAAACACTGGCGACTGTATGAGCCCACGGTACCCCTGGCCCGCGAGTACAGCCTGGAGCCAGAGGAGCGCATCGGCAGCCCCACTTATGACATCATACTGAAGGTACAGCTCAGGCCTGGGCCCGGTTTGTGCAGATATCTGTTATATCTCAACAAGTGTACTCAGTTGGAAAGATCACAACACCTACAGCAGTCATAAAGGCTTCAGCTCAGAGATCAAGTATACACTAGCAGTGGATAAGTCAGGGTAAGCTGCTCCTGCCAGATCTCATAATTGCTGTTGTTTCTATCCTTTTGAGCGGTAGGATATGGATACATATTGGTAAATAATGTCCCGTAACCTGAAAATCCCCTGGAAACTTGatgtttgtttgcttctttATCTCCACAGGCAGGTGATTTGCTGTATTTTCCGCGTGGAACGATTCACCAGGCAGACACTCCGGTGGGGGTGGATCACTCCACCCACCTCACCATCAGCACCTACCAGAAGATGTACGTGGGTCCCGCTAGTCATCCATAGCATATCCCTGAAACCGCACAAGGAGGCTCCCGCACTTTCACTAGCACAGTAAAACCAGGGTTATAGAAGGTTCAGCATGAAGTCAAGGACACTAAGGCAGCAGGTTTTATCCATAATTTAGGGTGCTAATTTGAGTGATACAGcaattatccagctgtaaaaatcaACTATATGTAACATATTAAGTGTCTCTGGATAAGACACCTGCTAAGCAATTAAGTATTGTTAAAAAGTGAAATTCAGTAAACCCCACCACATCTGTTAGGGCCTAAATCAAATGTAGTTAAGCAAATGAAGTCTCAGTTTTATCAAGCATGTAACTCTGTCACGTGTTGACCTATGTTGAAGGGGCCACAAactgtttttccacattacTCCAATAAGAACAACTATTGAACCATTTGCCAGACCCATTCATatgaatgcaatgcaaaaacacacactcttaaCTGGTTGTGTGGCTACCCAAGCACAAAAGAGCACCCCTGAACTGAACTGTAATGCATCTGATTAATGATTCACTGCAGGGAAACCTTGCTCTTCATgtccatgttattttttttttctttatattcaCCTCTCTATCACTGTGTCCCAGGTCCTGGGGGGACTTCCTGCTGGATGTGTTTCCCAGCTTCCTGTTTGATTCAATGAAGAGTGATGTCACCATGCGAGCGGGCCTGCCCAGGAAGCTCCTAACGGTCAGCCGGCCCTCAACAGCCCCTGCcacctgtgtgctgttttcGCTGGCCCTCTGCAATAACACAGCAATCAAAGCAGCAACACAATGCTTGGCTGCGGAGTTAACCGCGGGGAAAACCGACCTGGACGGAAGTCCCCCCTCGCTTATTTGCTTCTCAAACAATTGAGATTCCGTCGAAAACCTAAAAAACAGTCACTACTGAAAACAAGGACTTTATAAACAAGTACTTCATATATTTTGATAGCTTGTTGCTGATGAAATAACCAACAGTATGTGGGAACATTGCCATAATGCCTGGAATCcatctttcctgtttttttccccaccagcTTTCCTAGCCTGCTTTAACTGTACAGCTTGTGCATTTCAGTGCCAAGTCATGTTTGTGCAGAAGGTACTGAAGCATGCCCAGACAGGCTTTATATTATCACTTGCATATGTTTGGCATTTGGATTCAGAGATCACTCCAGGATAGAAACTGGTTGGTTATGCGCATTATACACAGTCTCAGAGGTGTCCATCTCTTTAGCAACAAACTGTTTCCATTCGTAGAATTCACGAGCCATGGCTGTGTGAGAATGGCAGCGATTTACCCTTATATTATTTTCTACTAAAAGCACTTCTGACAGCAGTTATTTCCTAAAGATACCTCATGTCATGTCTCTAAAAGCTTTCAGGTGAGTAGAAGAAATGTAATGGTTTGTCCTGTCTGGATGTGTTTCCTTGAAATAGGATGCCAGCCCGGATCCAGGCGCTGCCAGGCAGCTGTCCTCGTTTCTGAGGGAGCTGGCAGACAGGATGGAAcaggggcagcaggggcagcaggggcagcaggagCTGAGGTCCACGGGTATGAAGAGGGACTTCGTGTCCAATAGACTGCCCCCGTACCTGCAGGACGACTCCGCCATCATGCCAGGTTAGAGAAGGGTGGTCACTCTGTGGGATCGTTGCACGTCTCGATCTAGTGATAAGAGCGTGGTGATGGactcctctttgtgtgtgtgtgtgtctgtgtgcgtctctcACAGCTGGGAAGATGCCTGCGCTGGAAGACACAGTATTTATGCGGTTTCTAGACCACATCCTTGTGACAGTGGAACCCAGTGAGGAGAGAACAGTAAGTGTGCTTTGACAGCAGGATCAAATGATGTATTGTTACCCAAGAGCTGCGCTAGGAGCTTTTTCTCTGCTTGAGCACTGacagatgtgtgtttctgtttgtgtttgtgcgtgtgtttagGATGAGGCTATGGAGCTGGCAGTTTTCGTACTACACTCTCTCAGGAACAAGAGGGAGACGCACATGATGGGAGTTAGTGgcgatgaggaggaggaggaggaagaggtagGCCATTTCCCATTTCCATCCTCTTGAACATGAACAGGCATGAAACCGAATGATTTATCAAGAGAAACCAACTTCTCGAGGGCAAAACAGTAGGCATAGCTCCACATCAAAGGAAGAATATTAACGATGTTAAGATCACATGATTTGCTCCCTAGAcaggaattttaaaatataatttttatctTATCATAAATTTTTACATGCACATCTAATCTGATGCAGGGTAAAAATGGACATCATTGGAAAGTGGTACTTTTATTCTTACATTAAGAGGTGGATGATGAGCCACAGATCTGAGTTGCTTTTGTTGTCTCTCTCAGAGTCAAGGTCTGcgcttccccctctctcacctcccgGCCATCAGACAGCTGCAGAGTGGAGAGCGCCTCCTTGTGGACAAGCTACCACTGGAGCAAGACTCAGACAGACTCAACCTGGCCCTGTCTCTTTGGAGTGAGGGACTGCTGGTGGTGTGTTAGCTGAAGGCTCACAGCCAACTCTTGTTTACaatttgtaaattattaaaaGCTATCACCGTCTGGCCAATCTTCTGCGTGGTGTTATTTCCAGAGTGTTGCTGTTTGCACGTCTCTATTCATAAATATAGGATTGAAGGGCTGCCCTGTGCCATCTGTCAGGGAAACTAATACAATACTGAAGAATTTTGAGCTGGTTCCCGTTCCCAAAGGTATGgctttaaaattgttttaaattgtaaatgagTGGTAAAACTTCATATGTCTGTTTCTGTAAGTGGTACTCAGCACTCATCTTCAGAGATATCAGGGAGTGTGGTGCAGAACAGTACGGTAATCCTGTCCAACAGAACAGCCAATAGCCAAGTATGACGGTCTGGGGAGGATTGGTTGCTAAACTCTTTCAGTGACGGATGGAAACGTGATTACAGTTCTGCACTGATGAAGTCCTGAGACCTCACTTGATTCCCCTGAGCTCTTCCTGGCGTGAAAGCATTCCAGCTGGACCATGTGTGTTATGCGACCCCTGTGAACAGCAGCAAGTTAGAATCTTACCCACCGTGCCATGGAAGCTCTGCCCGCTGGACCTCAGTCACGCTGAACATAATGTGAAATGATCTGGGAATACCTGTGGCATCGACAGTATGACTAACGAACAGGCACATGATTGTCTAGGCACTATAAGAGATATGGGAGAGAACACAAGACAGCACCTGCAAAAAGGTGAAAAGCATGTAGCCAATGTGCACTACAACTGGAACTGCTTCCAATGGTTGGCACAcgtgcagatgcacacacagacacacaagcttCCAGTGAGGTTTTGGATACTAAGGCATATATGTTGGATACTGAGGCAAAGAGCATAACcaatatgtatattattatttaacctAATTCATCCCAGTCATTCCTTATGCGTATCTGTACCCACACACATGGGTGTTAAGCAGGTGTGCCCATTTTATGTCTGTTTAATGTTGATGTCATGGAAGATATTACCAACACGCAGTCATAGTGGAGTCCTGAGCCACATCACACTGTAGTACACACATTTCCAAGACAAAGAAATTATCATTATGTCACtctttaataatattaattattttaaaaacagtgctCTTAATTACATAATATATTGACAGCTTCtctttactgtacatattaCCATTTAAAATCTACAGGCACCCATCgtttcaaaatatttccaatGCATCCGTTCCTGAATATTAGTGTTTGGTTTTCAATCCAGTGAAATGACCCTTATTCCCTGAAAAACACATCTACCGTATATTTCATTTGCCGGGGAGACACCATCTTGGGTGGTTATTTATCATGGACTGCTGCACTCTTCTAAAGACTAGAATCGCTAGTAGGAGCAACTTCCTGCATATCACTGAAACAGAGCTATATTAAGTTTTAGCCGTGATATTTTTAGTTAAAATCACCCCTTGCAGCTGACGGCTCGCTCTAGACATTGTCACACAGTTTCATCCTTTAAAGTGAACATTGTCCTGCTAGTGCAAATTTGCTTTTGTAATTCCAATTCTGaacaatcaatcaaaacaatcaatgtttaaaataatgtttactCACTTGGAAAGTGAGTGGCCATGTTCGCATCCATGATGTTCTTTTTAAAGGTAACAGATTGCCATTTAAGTCCCAGCGTTGAGTCGTTCAACAATGAGGTGCTAACACAGATTTGTTTTGGCTGTGACATCTCTCTCTGGGTCAGGATTAGATTTGGGTGACCTCTCTCACTTGACAGAATAAATACGGGGtttttgttgtctgtctgttttggtgCTGGCAGCACACTCCACAGGTGACTGCCGTAGGGTTTCTGGAACCTGAGATTAAACTAAGAGGAGAGATGAACGATTTACAGCAAAGCAGCTTCTTCTTCCCAGCTCATGAGCAAACGCTACCTCTCCGCAGCGCCGGTTGGCCTTTTGCCAGGAACTCTGAAGACCCGGGTCTGACGAGCAGTTCTGCACCCTGCTTTCTGCTGAGGGTGCCCTTAGTGTCACCGGGATGGCCCTTCTCGCCCCGGCCGCTCCACCTGGAGCTCCTGGGCAGGATCTCTACATCTCAATGTCCCAGTACTGCGTTATCTGATCGGCTGTGAACTCGCGGATGACCAAGTGGTCCTTGTCAAAGCCCGTCCcacctaaaaacacacacagcaaacaaccCCCAATTTAGTGCATATTTGCTCTAGCGCTGTTGTAATTCTGTTGAAGGGCAATGCAACTTCATGTGTCATTTTGACACCATACTTAAATAAAACGCAGGAATGATCTACTACCAATGCCACTGAGCCAGTTGCTCCTGTGATCTTTAATTGCTTCTCATTAAAAAACTGTTGACCCTGTTTCCCTGAATTGAAAGAGGCACGTAAATATAGTTTAATTCTGTGttcaatttgaaatgaacatgaGCTGTGGAATATCTCAAAGGAGGATGAACTCAAACTTGCAACTATTTGTATTGCAGTTTGAGTTCATTTTGCACAGTAAGCTGGGCATTATGTTGAATGGTACTACATAAAGTAGGCAAGCCTGACCTggtttttggtttaattttggAGCGATGCTGAACAGCGCTACAAGTTTGCACCTGCACACAAAGTCAGCCATGTTCAATCAAACAGGGTCGGTGAgaactttttttcagaaatatggCGTAGGGCTCACCGTTGACGTCCAGCACGAGTTTGTGGCTGAGGTGAGACGAGATTGTCCCGTTCTCATTCAGGCTCCATTTCTGGTGCGTGCGCCCGTGCTCAGGCCAAAGGGCCACCCGGGCCC comes from Megalops cyprinoides isolate fMegCyp1 chromosome 3, fMegCyp1.pri, whole genome shotgun sequence and encodes:
- the riox2 gene encoding ribosomal oxygenase 2 is translated as MPKKAKSAATVACEEEEVVPSKQRKTVPNGVPSPLSFDSPAGLFQSLIAPLGVTEFFQEYWEKKPLLLQRSDPGLATYYRSLFQLSDLKELCSQGIEYDRDVILCRCVNGKKKVLSKQGRVNHSQLKRDFDQKRVTIQFHQPQRFKDELWRIQEQLECFFGALVGSNVYITPQESQGLPPHCDDVEVFILQLEGEKHWRLYEPTVPLAREYSLEPEERIGSPTYDIILKAGDLLYFPRGTIHQADTPVGVDHSTHLTISTYQKMSWGDFLLDVFPSFLFDSMKSDVTMRAGLPRKLLTDASPDPGAARQLSSFLRELADRMEQGQQGQQGQQELRSTGMKRDFVSNRLPPYLQDDSAIMPAGKMPALEDTVFMRFLDHILVTVEPSEERTDEAMELAVFVLHSLRNKRETHMMGVSGDEEEEEEESQGLRFPLSHLPAIRQLQSGERLLVDKLPLEQDSDRLNLALSLWSEGLLVVC